The window GACTTAGACGAACCATAGCATCATAAACGGATGTATCACCATGTGGGTGGAAATTACCGATTACGTTCCCTACTGTTTTGGCAGATTTTCGGAAAGGCTTTTCGTTTGTGTTTCCTTCATTGAACATGGCATAAAGAATTCTTCGTTGTACGGGTTTTAAACCATCACGGGCATCAGGTAAAGCACGATCCTGAATGATGTACTTACTATAACGACCGAACCGATCGCCCATCACTTCTTCTAACGGTAACTCTTGATAACGTTCGGGTGTCGTCATACTTCTAAGTCCTCCTCATGTTGGATGAAATCACTATCTAGGATATTTAAGTCATCCTCCATACCAAAATCTACATTGGATTCAATCCATTTACGTCTAGGTTCTACCTTATCACCCATCAGTGTTGTAACGCGACGCTCTGCACGTGCTCCATCTTCAATTGTTACACGGATTAACGTTCTTGTTTCTGGGTTCATTGTAGTATCCCATAATTGATCGGCATTCATTTCTCCTAATCCTTTATATCGTTGGAGCATATACCCTTTTCCAACCTTTTGGATAGCCGATTGCAGTTCCTTTTCTGTCCAAGCATATTCAATCACTTCTTTTTTACCAGCACCTCTAGAAACCTTGTAAAGTGGCGGTAATGCAATATAAACTTTCCCTGCGTCAATTAAAGGTCTCATATATTTATAGAAGAAAGTTAATAGTAATACTTGAATATGGGCACCATCCGTATCGGCATCGGTCATAATAATCACTTTGTTGTATGCGGAATCATCTATATTAAAATCCGCTCCTACTCCAGCACCAATCGTATGAATAATTGTTGAGATTTCTTCATTTTTCATGATATCTGCTAGCTTAGCTTTTTCTGTATTAATTACTTTACCGCGCAGTGGTAAAATCGCTTGGAAAGTACGGTCACGTCCTTGTTTAGCAGAACCGCCAGCAGAATCACCCTCTACTAGGTATAATTCATTTCGAGCGGCATTTTTAGACTGGGCAGGAGTTAACTTCCCAGAAAGTAGTGTACTTGATTTTTTCTTCTTCCCGCTACGAGCATCCTCTCTTGCTTTACGAGCGGCTTCACGAGCTTGCTGAGCACGGATTGCCTTTCGAACAAGAGAAGCAGACAACTCAGCATTTTCTTCTAATACATAAAGCATTTGCTCTTGTACCACACTCTCAACTGCAGAACGAGCTTCAGTTGTTCCAAGTTTACTTTTTGTTTGTCCTTCAAATTGTAGAAGATGCTCAGGAATACGAACAGAAACAATTGCCGAAAGACCTTCTCGAATATCCGTTCCCTCTAGGTTTTTATCTTTTTCCTTTAGAAGGCCGACTTTGCGGGCGTATTCATTAAACACTTTTGTCATGGCAGATTTTGCACCAGTTTCATGTGTTCCACCATCACGAGTACGCACGTTATTGACAAAGGAAAGAATCGTTTCTGAATAGCCATCATTAAATTGAAATGCAAACTCAACCTCAATGCCTTCCTGAGAACCTTCTACATATTTAACAGGGTGAAGAACATCTTTTTCCTCATTTAAGTAAGTAACAAATGCTTCAATACCGCTCTCATAATGAAAAATATCAGTCTGTCCATCACCACGTTCATCAATTAATTCAATTTTTAACCCTTTTAATAAAAAGGCAGATTCACGCAGACGTTCAGCTAATATGTCGTAATTAAATTTAGTAACAGAGAAAATATCTTTGTCTGGAAGGAAATGAACGTTTGTTCCTGTTTCTTTTGTAGTTCCAATCACTTCAAGAGTTGTAACCGGTTTCCCACCATGCTCGAAGCGTTGGCGATAGATTTGTCCATCACGATAAATGGTAACTTCTAAATATTTGGAAAGTGCATTCACAACGGAAGAGCCTACACCATGTAAACCACCACTTGTTTTATAGCCACCTTGTCCAAATTTTCCTCCAGCATGAAGGATTGTAAAAATGACTTCAGGAGTTGGTTTCCCCATTTTGTGCATCCCAGTAGGCATTCCTCGACCATAATCTCGAACGCTTACAGATCCATCCTCATGAATTTTTACGATGATATGTGATCCAAATCCACCAAGAGCTTCATCTACCGCATTATCCACTATTTCATAAACTAAGTGATGAAGACCTCGACTGTCTGTGGAGCCAATATACATTCCTGGTCGCTTTCGAACCGCTTCTAAACCTTCTAATACTTGAATGGCATCGTCATCATATGCGATCCCTGGCTGATTTATTGCCAAATCAAATCCCCCTCCAAAAATACAAACATCCGTTCTATCTCTATATCAATCGTAATGATTATAGTAATTTCTGTCAATATTTCAATAACAGAAATAAGCTTTCTTATTGTATCAAACTCATGTGGCTCTATACAAATAGAAGTTTAGTTAATCAAATTCGCCTTGGTTTTAAGGCCAGACTTCACCAGAACTCGTTCGAGTAAAATCATTTTTGAAAATCTGTACCATCAACCGGAGACTTAGCCTCACGCAGGTTAATTTTATACCCTCTTTTTTTAATTTCTTATTCACAGCAATTATATAAGTACTTACTATTCCCGTGAAGTTAATTTTTACTAATTATACCTGTTAATTTAAAAACATATTGTACATTTATTCACGATAATTTTCACTTTTTCCTTCAACTTCATTCATTTTCTTTAAAAAAACTTTGTTATGATAGTATCACCATCAAGAATTGTATAAAATGCTACACAAGAAGTGACACTTAATGAAGGTCTTCTAATTTGTTGGTTAAATCATCTAAATACAAATACATCTTCCTCAAATGGTTAAAAAGGTGGTATATTGTTATTACAAGTATTAGTACCAACTATTAATTTTTTGAAAGGAACATTCTATGGTTAATGCAATTATTCTTATTTGTGCAGCATATTTAATCGGCTCTATTCCTTCTGGTCTTTGGATTGGCAAGATATTCTATAAAACTGATATTCGAGAGCATGGCAGTGGAAATTTAGGTGGGACAAACTCATTTCGCGTACTCGGAAAGAAAGCCGGCCTAATCGTTACGATACTCGACATCTTAAAAGGGACAGCAGCAACATTATTGCCACTACTACCCCTTTTCACTGAAACAACTATCCATCCTCTGATTTTAGGAGCTATAGCAGTTGTTGGACATATGTTCCCAATCTTTGCTGGATTCCGAGGAGGTAAGGCTGTAGCAACTTCTGGCGGTGTATTATTAGGCTATGCTTGGCCACTATTTCTTTTATTGGTCGCAGGATTCTTTGTAGCATTAAAACTAACGAAAATAGTTAGTTTGTCATCGATGATTGTTTCAGTCGTTGCTTTGATTTATAGTATTATTTATGTAATTGTCACAGGTGATGTAGCCTTATTAATTTTAATTTTACTATTAACGGCATTCATTTTCTATCGCCATCGTGCAAATCTAAAACGTATAAAAGATGGAACTGAACCAAAAGTGAAATGGATGTAAAGAATGGTCTGAAGGGAAGTTTATGGAATGAACATTAAAGTTACCAAGGAAGCATTGCGTTGGTTTAAAGAAGAAATGGAAGTATCACCAGGCGACATGATTCGTTTCTACGCACGATATGGTGGTGCCTCTCCCTTCCACGAAGGATTTTCACTAGGTATGAATCGTGAAGAGCCACATGATATAGGGGTAAAAGAAACAATTGAAGGTGTTCATTTCTATATAGAAAAAGACGATCTTTGGTTCTTTAATGAACATGATTTACTGGTAGATGTAAATATAGAAACAGAAGAACTTAAATATGACTATTTAAAGTGATATCAAGAGCGGGAAGTAACCTAATGAGGACTTCTCGCTTTTTTATTTTAATAAAGGTTTTTAAGTAATTAGAATCGAATAGTAATAGCTAAATAAGAATTTAAATGAGGTCTTAATATGGAATATTATAAATCAATCCGTATATTTGTTGGCTCTAAACCGTTAATTTTACCTGGCTCTGTTGTCATCATTGTAAATAATCAAAAGGAAATTCTTTTGCAACAACGCCCTAATGGCAGCTGGGGTTTACCTGGAGGTTTGATGGATTTAGGTGAAAGCTACGAGGAAGTAGCTTGTAGAGAGGTTTTTGAAGAAACAGGATTAATCATTCAAGATTTGAAATTGTTAGGGGTCTTTTCAGGAAAAGATTACTACTGCAAAATCGAAAATGGCGATGAATTTTATTCGGTCACAGCCGTTTTTCTTACTAAATCCGTTAGTGGTGATTTAAGGCTCAATCAAGAATCAAAGGAATTAAAGTACTTTTCACCACTTCGGCTTCCAGAAAATATAAAACATGAGTACAAAGGATTTATTACACCCTATATCGAAGAAATCGTCTCCTGATTTCTCCATCATAAAACGAGTTGACTCTCATGCTATCAACTCGTTTTAACTAACTGATTCAATTAGACGCCAACTGTTTTTTCAATGCGGAATTCATCCCACTAGCAGCAGCAATAGATTTCGTATCAATTTGAATCTCTCCTGGTTTACTTGCTTTTCCGATTAAGTAACTTTCCAGTGTCATTCCAAAAAAGTCACAAATGTATTGAAACTGTTGTATCATCGGAAGTGCCTTAATAGATGGCCGATCTCCTCCTACGGCAATTACATATGCACTTTTCTTCGCTAATTCTTCTCTAAAGTTAGGACGGTCTTTATCTCGTAAAGTTTGAGACCACCGATCAATAAACAGCTTCATTGTCCCACTCATACTATACCAATAGACTGGGGTAGAGAAAATAAGTATGTCATGCTGAAGTACCTTATCAATAACTACATTATAATCATCTAGAACCTCTTGAAAACCCGCCTCTGAATGCCGTTCATCCTTGATGGGTAAGATATTATATTCTCTTAGATATATTCTTTCAACTGTTAAACCATTTATAACTTGCTCGGTTAGCCATTCCGTATTCCCATTTTCCCTTGTACTTCCATAAATAACCGCAATTGACATGCCTTGATTCGCTCCTTTCCAACCAACATATTCATTTTCAACATATGAAAGAACCCTAATACGATCTCTAACCGTGACTAAGCATTTAATCCCTGTAAAGAAACAGTAGCATGTATACGATGAAATGTGAACAGAAAAATATTGTTCAAAACCTAGTAAGAGGTTTTGCTATGAAGTATTAAAAATTATTCTAGCAGGTAGTGGTTTTTAGGAAGTCAGATTGCGTTTCAATCCGCTTTTAAAGGATATGATGTTGCAGTGAATGATATTAATGATGAAGGTATCGATGTTTAAAAAAATCAATTTTCATGCCAAGATTGATTGAACCTTATTCTCCTATATATTAAGCAACAATACTCCCCTATTTATTTTATGATGATCTTATCCCTAACCTATCCCATTTCTTAAAACAAGATTGCAAGGTTTTCTTCTGTTTTTCTATTTAGAACATATAATAAAACATATTTTACTAGACATTAAGCAAGAAGTTAAACTCCATCGATTGATTTAAAGTAAATTAAGGAGTGTGTGATAAATGACTAATGGTTGGACTAAAAGAGAGATTCGTGATCTAACAGGAAAAGTAGCAATTGTTACAGGAGGGAATAGTGGAATCGGTTACGAAACAAGCTTAGCCTTAGCAGAAAATTACGCTACTGTAGTTCTTGCTGTCCGTAATATCAATAAAGGACTTGAAGCTGTAGATAAAATTAAGAAAGAATTTCCTAATGCAGATATTCACGTAATGAAATTAGACTTAAATGAATTAGAAAGTGTAAGGGAGTTTGCAGAAGAATTTAGAAAAAAATTTCGTTCTTTATCTATATTGATCAACAATGCTGGCGTACTAATGCCTCCTCGTAAAGAGACAAAGGATGGTTTTGAATCTCAGTTTGGGATAAACTATCTTGGGCATTTTGCATTAACCGGTTTATTACTAGATTTAATCATTAAAACGCCAGATTCAAGAGTTATTTCCATTGGTAGTATTTCGGCACACAATATTAAGCCTGAATTTAAAGAATTTTTGGGAGCAAAAAAGAAAACAAACACCAGAAAATGCTATGCTCAGAGTAAACTCGCTTGTATGTATTTTGCTAAGGAACTTCAGTATCACTTTCGTGCGCGTAATATCGATTCAATGAGTATTGCCTGTCATCCTGGCATTGCTCAAACCTATATTTTTGGGAAGGGCTCTCGGAAACTTAAAACTCGTTTAACCCGCGCTTCGTTAAAAGTTATTGGACAAAGCGCTGAAGCTGCTGCTTATCCAATTTTGTATGCAGCTACAGAATATTCGATGCGTGGTGGCGAATATATTGGCCCTGACGGACGAAAAGGAATCAAAGGCTTTCCAACAGAACTTGAGATTTTAAATGAACAGTTTGTTGAAAATGTATCCAATAATTTATGGGTACTATCTGAAAAGCTAACAGGTGTCACATATAAGTTTTGAAATGAACAATCCCCCCTGCCACTAAAGAGGGGATTGATTATTATTAATGACGTTCGAATACAACACGACCAGCTACGACCGTTTTAACTGCCTTTGCATTCAGCATATCTTCTGATGAACCTTCAAATAGATCGCGATCAAAAATTGTAAAATCAGCATCGTAACCTGGGCGTATTAATCCTCGACTATCCTCTTTTCCAATGGCTTGAGCACTACCATATGTGTAGGCTAGGATGGCTTCATAACGCGTAAGCTTCTCATTCGGAAGATAGCCATCGTGAGGATCAAAAGGTTTTTTACGTTCTACTGCAGCATAAATTGAAATTAATGGATCGATATCTTCAATAGGAGCATCGGTTCCAGCAGAACACATAATCCCTCTGTCCAACATTTTTTTCCATGCATAAGCATACTCTAGACGCTTCTCACCAAGCCTATCAGCAACCCATGGGAAATCGGATGGCACAAAGGCTGGTTGTATATCAATGACAGCCGATAATTTTGTTATACGTTCTAATAACTCCTCATTCAACACACAGCAATGGATTAAACGATCACGCTTTCCAGCTGGTACTGGATATTTTTCAATTGCAGCGATGACCTGCTGTGCAGCCGCATCACCAATGATATGGACTGCAATCGCCTCGTTGTACGAACGAGCTAATTTCACCAGTTCTACTAATTGTTCATCTGTATGAATGAATAGACCTTTATTTTCAGGATTATCAGTATAAGGTTCGATCAAAGCAGCCGTAGCTCCACCCAATGAACCATCTGCAAAAATCTTCATGGCACCTGGTTCGATAAATGGTTCATCAAATGAAAGGTTTGCTTTCATCATTTCTTCAAAAACAGTATGATGTCGCAATAAATTTACGCGGAAGTGATGCTTCTCTCCTATCACTCTTTCATAAGCAGACAACGGATTGGTATATTTACCAAAATAACTCATATCTTCAGTATGGCCGCCTGTTAACCCTTTCGACAACATATCATCAATTGAACGATTTAAAGCATCCACTAAATCTTGTATGTACGCTTCGCCCTCACGTGGAATGGCATTCTTCACTAAATTACAGGCTTGTTCATATAACAATCCATTTAGCTTTCCTTCAGAATCTCGACCAATTTTGCCACCAGCAGGTGAAATGCTGTTTTCATGAATATCTCCAGCTATTAGGGCAGCTGTATTTCCTAATACTACATGATGACATACTCGAGTCAAAAGAATTGGCCCTGTTCGTAAGGCATCTAGCTCTTGAATCGTTGGAATTCGCTTGTCGATAAAATTATTTTCATTCCATCCTTCTCCGTATAGCCATTTATCTGCTGGTAAATCTTTTGCAGCTTCACGTACGAATGCAAGCATTTCATCTGCTGAAGTAGCTTTTGACAAATCTAATCGAATTAGCTTTTCACCGTGGAATAGAATATGAAGATGACTATCAACTAAACCCGGGTACATTGAAGCACCATTCAAATTGGAAAAAGTATCTGCTTTGGATTCTAGTTCTTCAAAGGTCCCTACTTCTAAAATTTTTCCATTCTCCACTAATACTGCTTCGACTTTTTCATGTTCGGAAGCCATCGTATAGATTGGCCCACCATGCCACAACTCTTTCATCTTATCAATTCCTTTCATAATTTTTTGTTCCAACATTTAGTTATAAATACTAGATTTTCTACTAATCTCATTATGCTATTTAACTTCAAAATCCTCAAGTAAAGGAAGTCCTTCCAAAAAAAAAGACACGTGAATCGTGTCTTAGTGCAAATGACTTAGTTCATTTTTTAGAATTTGTTCATATTCCTTTGATGTCTTGATTTGAATCGTAATCGAACCTTTTTGATAATAAGTTTTAACGATAAATGGAATCCCGGTTGTATTTTGAAAAACAAAATCAAGGCCTCCAAAGGAAACAGTTGCATCTCTTCCTTTTGGTACATATCCGACATCACGTGAATGATTATGTCTTTCGATGATTTTGATATCTAATTGGTCGACAGCATTGAATAAGGTAGATGATGTTTGACAGATTCCACCGCCTATTCCCATAATCATTTTTCCTCGGATAATTTCCGGTGCCATTTGATAGCCAGACGCAACATCTCTTGGACCTACAACAGAATTAAATGAAAATATGTCATTGTTTCCGACAATTACATTATTTATAGCCATTGCAGAAAGCTCAATGTTTTTACTTCGGCCAGAGTTATGTGCTCTAAACCGAGTGGAATAAGAAGCAAGTACAACTTCATTGAAATAAGGAATATCTTTAATACTATAGTCACTTTTAGTGTACTTTAATGGTAGTTCTATTTCTCCCCCCGAGAAAGAATGCTGGATTATTAGTTCAACAAGCTCTTCTTCGTTCACTGTTATCAGGGGTCTACCTTTAATAATTTCGCCATTCTCATCAATTTTATCTAATATCATTGATTTTCTATAACCGCCACTATCAACAGAACCATTCACAAATTGATGAACCCACTTTTCCAATTCTTTTTTATACTGGGAGATGTCTACAATCAAATCATAATCGGTAGGTGTTATGTTCTTTACTATTTCTTTAGTAAATGGATCAATAATTTTTATCGTTCTTTGAGAGGGTGTTTCACTTTGTATGGTTTCCTGAGCATTTGTGTGGAAAGCATTGATCGAAAGGAAAAAAATGAGAGTCATGAATAGTACTTTTTTTAATTCAAACACTTTTAACCCAACCTAACATTGTCTGTCGTTGAGTTTATCATTCCCTAAACGACTTGAAATATAAAATGACCATTAAAATTATTCAAATACACCATTTCGAATGATCTCAACATCGACTTTAATATTAACTTTCATGTCTCTGTACAGTTCACTCCATTTCTTAGTAGTAAGATCTACATTTCGAACTTGTGATTTATAATGTTCCCCAAAGCCAAAGATATCTGAATTTACTTCTTGGCTATACTCAAGGACTCTAGTCATTTCTTCCTTAATTTTTTCATTCATTGCTTTCTCGATTTTGTCCAACATTTTAGCATCGCTAGTTGAAATGGTATTTTCGATTTCTAATATTCGACACATCATTTTTACCGTTAGATTAAATTCGTTTTTCTCAGGATTAACAACTTTCATTCCTCTAGTTGTCTTAATGGAATCAACCGCAATTTCTAATTGATTATCTTTAAATTTGGAAGCGTCTATTGAATCTCCATCCAAAGAAAGATCAAGTGTTCCATCCTTGAAATTATCCTGCATCATCATAATATAGAAAAAATCATCTGCCGGAAGTTCGCCTACCATTTTTTCATTACTAAAAAAAGCAACTCCATCAATCTGAATAAATTCCCCCTTCTTTGCGAGGATGGGCATTGCATAGTTTCGTACTTCAGAGTAATGATCACGTACAACCTCA is drawn from Lysinibacillus sp. SGAir0095 and contains these coding sequences:
- a CDS encoding oxidoreductase; its protein translation is MTNGWTKREIRDLTGKVAIVTGGNSGIGYETSLALAENYATVVLAVRNINKGLEAVDKIKKEFPNADIHVMKLDLNELESVREFAEEFRKKFRSLSILINNAGVLMPPRKETKDGFESQFGINYLGHFALTGLLLDLIIKTPDSRVISIGSISAHNIKPEFKEFLGAKKKTNTRKCYAQSKLACMYFAKELQYHFRARNIDSMSIACHPGIAQTYIFGKGSRKLKTRLTRASLKVIGQSAEAAAYPILYAATEYSMRGGEYIGPDGRKGIKGFPTELEILNEQFVENVSNNLWVLSEKLTGVTYKF
- a CDS encoding Ger(x)C family spore germination protein; the encoded protein is MKKVKLLVVLLLCCMLVMGCAESRILERIGLVTLLGYDMEEEDKVTTTAVIRQINPEFESKVEVQSETDKTSKGTRIKTDMKTAKKLATGQLRVVLFGEELAKNGLGQTIHTLMMNNEVSTSVYLAVVKGTSKSLLKYQYKDVSDVGQHIYNLIDHNVKQQQTISSTTHEVVRDHYSEVRNYAMPILAKKGEFIQIDGVAFFSNEKMVGELPADDFFYIMMMQDNFKDGTLDLSLDGDSIDASKFKDNQLEIAVDSIKTTRGMKVVNPEKNEFNLTVKMMCRILEIENTISTSDAKMLDKIEKAMNEKIKEEMTRVLEYSQEVNSDIFGFGEHYKSQVRNVDLTTKKWSELYRDMKVNIKVDVEIIRNGVFE
- a CDS encoding amidohydrolase, which encodes MKELWHGGPIYTMASEHEKVEAVLVENGKILEVGTFEELESKADTFSNLNGASMYPGLVDSHLHILFHGEKLIRLDLSKATSADEMLAFVREAAKDLPADKWLYGEGWNENNFIDKRIPTIQELDALRTGPILLTRVCHHVVLGNTAALIAGDIHENSISPAGGKIGRDSEGKLNGLLYEQACNLVKNAIPREGEAYIQDLVDALNRSIDDMLSKGLTGGHTEDMSYFGKYTNPLSAYERVIGEKHHFRVNLLRHHTVFEEMMKANLSFDEPFIEPGAMKIFADGSLGGATAALIEPYTDNPENKGLFIHTDEQLVELVKLARSYNEAIAVHIIGDAAAQQVIAAIEKYPVPAGKRDRLIHCCVLNEELLERITKLSAVIDIQPAFVPSDFPWVADRLGEKRLEYAYAWKKMLDRGIMCSAGTDAPIEDIDPLISIYAAVERKKPFDPHDGYLPNEKLTRYEAILAYTYGSAQAIGKEDSRGLIRPGYDADFTIFDRDLFEGSSEDMLNAKAVKTVVAGRVVFERH
- a CDS encoding HesB/YadR/YfhF family protein translates to MNIKVTKEALRWFKEEMEVSPGDMIRFYARYGGASPFHEGFSLGMNREEPHDIGVKETIEGVHFYIEKDDLWFFNEHDLLVDVNIETEELKYDYLK
- the plsY gene encoding glycerol-3-phosphate 1-O-acyltransferase PlsY: MVNAIILICAAYLIGSIPSGLWIGKIFYKTDIREHGSGNLGGTNSFRVLGKKAGLIVTILDILKGTAATLLPLLPLFTETTIHPLILGAIAVVGHMFPIFAGFRGGKAVATSGGVLLGYAWPLFLLLVAGFFVALKLTKIVSLSSMIVSVVALIYSIIYVIVTGDVALLILILLLTAFIFYRHRANLKRIKDGTEPKVKWM
- a CDS encoding VanW family protein; the encoded protein is MFELKKVLFMTLIFFLSINAFHTNAQETIQSETPSQRTIKIIDPFTKEIVKNITPTDYDLIVDISQYKKELEKWVHQFVNGSVDSGGYRKSMILDKIDENGEIIKGRPLITVNEEELVELIIQHSFSGGEIELPLKYTKSDYSIKDIPYFNEVVLASYSTRFRAHNSGRSKNIELSAMAINNVIVGNNDIFSFNSVVGPRDVASGYQMAPEIIRGKMIMGIGGGICQTSSTLFNAVDQLDIKIIERHNHSRDVGYVPKGRDATVSFGGLDFVFQNTTGIPFIVKTYYQKGSITIQIKTSKEYEQILKNELSHLH
- the parE gene encoding DNA topoisomerase IV subunit B — encoded protein: MAINQPGIAYDDDAIQVLEGLEAVRKRPGMYIGSTDSRGLHHLVYEIVDNAVDEALGGFGSHIIVKIHEDGSVSVRDYGRGMPTGMHKMGKPTPEVIFTILHAGGKFGQGGYKTSGGLHGVGSSVVNALSKYLEVTIYRDGQIYRQRFEHGGKPVTTLEVIGTTKETGTNVHFLPDKDIFSVTKFNYDILAERLRESAFLLKGLKIELIDERGDGQTDIFHYESGIEAFVTYLNEEKDVLHPVKYVEGSQEGIEVEFAFQFNDGYSETILSFVNNVRTRDGGTHETGAKSAMTKVFNEYARKVGLLKEKDKNLEGTDIREGLSAIVSVRIPEHLLQFEGQTKSKLGTTEARSAVESVVQEQMLYVLEENAELSASLVRKAIRAQQAREAARKAREDARSGKKKKSSTLLSGKLTPAQSKNAARNELYLVEGDSAGGSAKQGRDRTFQAILPLRGKVINTEKAKLADIMKNEEISTIIHTIGAGVGADFNIDDSAYNKVIIMTDADTDGAHIQVLLLTFFYKYMRPLIDAGKVYIALPPLYKVSRGAGKKEVIEYAWTEKELQSAIQKVGKGYMLQRYKGLGEMNADQLWDTTMNPETRTLIRVTIEDGARAERRVTTLMGDKVEPRRKWIESNVDFGMEDDLNILDSDFIQHEEDLEV
- a CDS encoding flavodoxin family protein codes for the protein MSIAVIYGSTRENGNTEWLTEQVINGLTVERIYLREYNILPIKDERHSEAGFQEVLDDYNVVIDKVLQHDILIFSTPVYWYSMSGTMKLFIDRWSQTLRDKDRPNFREELAKKSAYVIAVGGDRPSIKALPMIQQFQYICDFFGMTLESYLIGKASKPGEIQIDTKSIAAASGMNSALKKQLASN
- a CDS encoding NUDIX hydrolase; its protein translation is MEYYKSIRIFVGSKPLILPGSVVIIVNNQKEILLQQRPNGSWGLPGGLMDLGESYEEVACREVFEETGLIIQDLKLLGVFSGKDYYCKIENGDEFYSVTAVFLTKSVSGDLRLNQESKELKYFSPLRLPENIKHEYKGFITPYIEEIVS